In Sus scrofa isolate TJ Tabasco breed Duroc chromosome 14, Sscrofa11.1, whole genome shotgun sequence, the sequence agggcagggatcgaacccgcaacctcatggttcccagtcggattcgttaaccactgcgccatgacaggactcCATGATCCAACATTTTTAGCCAAGgaaaaactacagaaaataaatttatatctgATTTGTAAGTGCAGAAATGTAAAGGAGCCTGAGTCTGATCAAACACATGTGACTTCTTGCGTCAGGTAAGGGTGTCCCTGGGGCAGACTCTGCTAGGCTTTTGCTTGAAGCTTTGGGCACCTTTCTAAAAAGCCTGAGAAATTACCTTCTTCCCTCAGGTGCTTCAAGAGGCAAGTCGTGAAAATGCCTGGGTATAATCACATGCTGTTGAGATGCAATTTAGACTTCTCTGAGTCTTAAAGGAAAAATAGGCTTATATGTTTTAACATAGGTAATATTAATaatgaagattatttttaaaaccattccTTTAGAATGGTAAAGGAGAGTTTGAATTAAAATTAGTGGTTAATTGTGTAAGGTCTTTTATGGATAGCTTTGTATGATTTTCCCCCTTTACTCTCTCTGACATAAGACTCTGAATAAGCGATTTTTTAAGGTGATTTTTCAAAAAGCCTGCAGATTTCAAATGTATGTTCCTTAGAAAAGAGTTGGGTGATTGCACTTGATTGAAATCTATAAGATCCAGTTCAAACTAAatggcttttctttgcttttaattgGCTCCGTATTATTAAGTCTACCAGCAGGAAGAGGCCACTTAGAGAATGCTTCTTGCACTATTCGCTTTGGTGGAATCCTTGAGTAGTGAGGTCATCTCATTGCATGATCTTAATATGCAACAGGATTTGCCATAAGCTGTCAGATGATTTCTCAAACAATCTGCATATGATCCACTTTTCTTTCCTATGTGAAATGGTTTTCATTAACTCCATTTgttaatatgtaaataataacTTCAGCCCGTTCTACAGGCCCATTCCACAGGCAGGCTGGGAATAAGAATTTAGTTTCCAAATGGACgttaattttaatgatgtatgCCACATAAGTGCCTTCTTGCtaaaggtgggggggggtgcacgtgcacacacacgcactcgcacacgcacacaccacaTTATTTGTCCTTTAGATTCAGCTTTGGAAAAGCTTTTGTTCTGCATGTTGCAGAACGAGTATGTGTTTAGGCATAGAGTTTTCTCAGAGGTCGTGAGAGCGTGCTCTAAAAGGTGATATAGTTAAAGATTGCTGCTGTTACTTCCTTATGAGGAAAGGTAACTGCATATCTCAAACCCTTCCTCTTCTTAGTCGTGAGAAAAGGATGCAGTTATTCCCAGATCTGCTTCAAAAATATGTGAGGAAAAGGGTGGCATGAACAACTACAGGCAGAGAACATGAACAGGTCTGGTTTGTTGATGAGTCGAAGATCTTTCTCTTCACTCTCTCATCACTATCTTCCTGACACTGGACATATACGCTTTTTGATTTATGGTTGGTTACCCAATAGTGCAAGTCAGAATGCTAAGGAAGGGACAAATTTCCACTCCTTGGGTTTTCTTTGACTTTCCAAGCCATTCCTAGACACATTTCATATATCCTTCCACGTTCTATATGGCCATACCCTTTCAGGATGCTGACAATGTGGGGTTGCTAGAAAGTCAATTATTATGAATGGATATTGTAATGGCTGTGAGTTGATAacatcttaaaataagacaaaaataactcTGGCAATGTGAGGTTTCTGAAAACACTGCATTTTCATTGtaactataattttaataatagaaaatgattttatgttttcaatattttgattCATTAGCAAATAGTAAGGGTGTTTATCGGACATAGTAGCTGGGCATGAAACAGTACCAGGGCAGGAGGATTTATAGGACAATGCTTCCAAAGGAGTATGTCTTAAATGTGGATTTCCCTCCAGAGCCTGGTGTTCCTGAGGAGCCAGAATTTGCATGAACAGCAAGATATTGATGGATACTCAAGCTGAGAACTAATAAGTGATTGAGACCTTCCCTCAAGACAGGATATTAAGCAGCCAAAGGAAGTGGAGACCTTccagatggaaaagaaaggaatcttGAGAGAGCACAGAGCGTTTGACAAACAAGGGCTGTTTGTCCAGTTCCTGGGCTGctaatttcaaaatgatcatccTCAGGCACTTTGGGGAGACTCACCAGCTAGAGAATGTGGCTGTTGCTGTGTCTTGGAGGGAAGAGAGGCCTCCTCTACCTCTTCTAAGCCTGCAGCTTCCCGAGGAATGTAAAACATCCCCAGTGGGGAAGGGAAAAGCAGGCCAGACTTGACCTGCTAACCCTGGGTTTAAAAAGCTATTTCAGCTCAGTTGACCTTACCTCTGAACCTGCCGTCAAAGCCACCTCTGTTTAGCTCCTGGTGTGACAAAGGCTACCCATCCCCAAGTTTCCTTCCTAAGCTTTGTAACTATGAATTAAGGACCTGGGTGTTTAAGAAGGGATAATGCCATAGAATTGCCAAACTTCCTAAATTGTGTCCATTTGGGAATCATTTCTGGCTTTTCCCTTTGAAAACTCTCATTTAACAATCAAGATTTTGACCTTACAACTAGAACAGAATTAGAATGACTAGTGTAACAGGGTTCTCAAGAGAAACAGACCAATAGGAAATACATGCtatattatatcatattatatatacatataaatcctATTGAGATTAGAAGGGTAGataaagatatttatttgtttttttttttttttttttttggtctttttgccattttcttgggccgctctcacggcatatggaggttcccaggctagggttgaatcggagctgtagccactggcctatgccagagccacagcaacgctggatccgagccgcgtctgcaacctacaccacagctcatggcaacgccagatcattaacccactgagcaagggcaaggatcgaacccgcaacctcatggttcctagtcggttcattaaccactgtgccacaacgggaactcctttatttgtttttttaaagacagtggcTCATGTGATTGTGTGGTCGATAGGCCCAAAATATTTTgggcaggccagcaggctggagattCAAGTAAGAGTGAATGCAGTAGGCTTGAGTCTTAAATCTGCAGACcagcaggctggaaactcaggcTGGGTTTCTGTTTTGCAATCTTGAAGCAGAATTGCTCCTTCTTTAAGAAATCTCAGTCTTTGCTCTTATGGCCCCCAACTGATTACACAAGAGCCACCCACATTATGGAAGGTTACGTGCTTTACTTGAAATCTACtgataataaatattaatcacatcttaaaaaataccttcacagtgACATTCTAGGCCTGTGTTTGACCAAACAGCTGGGCACCATAGCTTAGCCAAGTTaacacatgaaattaaccattACAATTAGTGAGTTTGACCAACAAATTGGACCCCCACTTGTCTCCTAGGACAGACTCTGTGGCAAGGTGTGGCCTGATACTCAGCATTTCAAGACATTTCAGGATGTGAGAGGGCCTTCTTTCCCAGGGATTTCATGTTTTATTGTACCAATAAAATCTGTGGCAGTTTTGGAGGAACTTTTGCTTCTCTATTGACTTACTGAATCTAAATTAGGAGTTGGCCAGATAGTAAACATTTTCTTACTTGTAGACCATACCATCTCTCTTGGTACTACTCAAGCCGGAAATGCCATAGACCATCTGTAAATGAATGTcatggctgtattccaataaaactttatttattggagttcctgctgtggtgcagtgggttaagaatctggctgcagcggCTTGAGTCTCTGCacaggtgtgggttcgatccccagcctggcacagtggattaaagtatctggtgttgctgcacctataagtcatagctgtggctcagattcaatcccaagcctgggaacttacatataccatggttgaggccataaaaagaaaaaaaataataataaaaaattaaaaaaaaaaccacaaactttACTCACCAAAACAGACAGAGGGCCTGATTTGGTCCATGAGTAAAATGAGAATTGGGGTTGATATTTGACCTTTTCTTTATGCAAACCTGATAAATGGGGTGGGTAACTTACACTCTGGTATGGGATGTTTCATTTGTGAGGaacaaaaaaaactaagcaaaggGGATTTTATTATCtcatactgtaaaaaaaaaaaaaaaagccccaggaATGGGTAATTTCATGGTTGGTTAAGTCAGTGTCTCAAAGACATTGCTGGGGACTTGGGTTCTTTCCCTCTCTGCCCTCATCTTAACACAATGGTTCAGTTCCCcctaatatttgcaaatggttcCTAGATTTCTCAGCAGACATGACCACATTCTGTGGAAGCAAAGGAAGGCTGAGATCCAGTGAGGCTCATTTTAATAGCAAGGAAACCTTTCCCAGAAGGCGCTGGGCCATCTCCCTTCACTTCTTGTTGGCCAGAAGGAGGGTATGGGTGGGCTGCAGAGGTTGAACCCACTGTACCTGAGGGTGTGAAGTGCGTGGCTGGctagaggtggggatgggggagggaggtagATCAGCTGTGAAAATTCAGGCTCTGCTAGAAAGCAAGGGGTCAATGGTGCCCCTGGAAGAAGCCTGGCAATATCTGTTCTAACTTCAGAGTCCCAGAAGACAAGGCTGAGCCATTCCATGGGGCAAAGTCACTGCCTTGCGATTGGTGAGCTGAGtctgaagggggaggggcagggcaacGGGTGGAGAGAAGTTCCTCTGTTGAGCCCCATGTATGCTATGCAGGAGGCTCTGGGTAATGGGAAGAGGACCCTGACTGGAGAAAAGAGGACTGGCTGTGAGCACAGGGAGCTGCCCAAGCCAGAGAAATGGGAACTGAAAATGCCcatggaaaaataaagaggacCCATGAGGGCCTGGGGCCAGAGAGGCCTCCGCTAGCTGCCAGGGGCCTCTGGGCCCAAGGAAGCAAGAAGCCTTTGGGAGGTTGTGTTGGCTGGTCTCTGCTAACCCTTTATATAAGCCCCAGGGTCTGGAGTTCAGCGAGCAGCAGTGCAGCAGGAGACCTGGGCCTCCAGGAGGAAAGCAGAGAGGAGCCTGGGTGTTGATGTTGTCTTCCTAAGTATCAAAGAGACCACTTCCTGCCTGCATGGGGTAGGGGTTTCTGTCCTGGGCCTGGAGGTAGGCTAGGTGGGAGGCTTGGCACAAGTCCCATGCTGAGCTCAGGCGCATGAGCCACTAGGGAAAATCCCAAAGGCCCCAGGCCCCTGGCACTGGCTGTCAGGCACTGGTCAGGTTCTTtgtgtgttggggtgggaggGTTTGGTGCTCATAGCAGAAACTGGCCCTGGACATGCAAACACAAGGGTAAAAAAGGAGGTAAACACAAACCTCAGTGGGGAGCTGGTCTGCTTCCTCCCACCTAAGCTacctcccctctctcttcctttcttcctctccatgtACCCCTGAGAAAAACTAGTCTCAGATGACTTAGATGGAAGGGATCTTAGGGTCATCTGGTCAACACTCTACTCGTTCAAAGCACTGGGGAAGAAGGGCCCAGGGGAAGAGGTGTGGTCAAGGCCGCAGGCTGATGATGTCTGTGGCTGATCTAAGACTTTGATCCCCTGGTGGCATTAAGAATCTTGGCTCTGGAGCCTGGAATGAATACTGGCTCTCCCACCTTTTAGCTGCGTGCCAATGTGCAAGTTACTACATTCTGCACGCTGTGATTTCCCATTTTGTAGCATGTGCTGAAAAAGACTGTGCCTCCAAGGCTGTGAGCATTAGAGGAGATGGAAGCTGCAAAACACTGAATGCCCCTGTCTTCTTCTCAGGGCTCAGTTTTATCTACTGTTATTGTCATTGTCGTTGATGGGACTCTGTTTTGTGCCCTTTCTACTGCACAAAAATCTTCTCTGTTGTGTATGGAAAACATCATATTTGGATGGATTTTTCCATGGCTCCCCTTGTCCCAGGATAGACAATTAGGTACCTGCTAATATGCTAGCCTTTCTTTTGAAACTCAACACAAATCTACCTTCTTAGAGTTCCCTTGGAATTCATCTCTCATGGCACATTGTTTGCAATTTCATTGTAAGGCTTATATCTGCCTCATGGGAACCACACATATGGTCCATCTATGGAGAGTAAGGCTGACTCACCCCGTCAGCCCAGCACCTTCCATGGTGCTTGGCCCACCAGGTGATAATTAATGAATAGTTAATAGTTGTTGAATTAAATGGATCTTGCCccgaagttcctgtcgtggtgcagcagaaatgaatccaactaggaaccatgaggttgtgggttttatccctggcctcgatcagtgggttaaggatccagtgttactgtgagctgtggcgtgggtcgcagatgtggctcggatctgatgtggctgtggcattggccggcagctacagctctgatttgacccttagcctgggaacttccatatattgcaagtgcagccctaaaaatagcaaaaaaaaaaaaaaaacaaaaaaaaaaacactcttgcCCCTAGAGACCTCTTCTCCAAGTTTACTGGTACTGTtggttgaaaaggaaaaaaaaaatttcgttccattttagaaagaggaaactgagacttggggCCTGCAAATATCTCACCAAGTTTCCTGGAAACTGAAGTGATAGTGGGTTCGTAGCCCCTCATCCCCCGCTCGGGATCAGGTGCAGCCTCAGGCAGAAGCAGCTGTTTAGGGACAAATGAATCATCACTGGCCTTGGCCATTTACTTGTCATCTTCTCTTGAAAGAGAAATTTGATTCAAGACTCACAAAGGCTTTCGATATCCATTAGGTGATAAACATTTCATTGCATGGGCTCTTGCACCTGCCCCAGCAGAGGTCAGTGTACTTCTGCAGTTCCGATGGTCCCAACTGTCTAGATCACTATCCTAAGAGACTATAATACAAAATTACCAGAAGCTCatgctgaaataaaaaacaatacagCCTACCTTTAGACTCAGTACTGGATTTTCCCTGGGCATGTAGTCTAAGACAGGCTTTTCAGAACCCCGGAGTTGCTCACACACATGAACGGGAAAGCAAGGTAACAGTGTTTTGCAGATTGCTCATTCATTAAGATTGCctctaaagaataaaatgtctACTCTGCCTTACAACTATCCCATGGACCAAaactcactttttaaagaaatctatATTGCAAATCCTTTAACTAAAGAATGTCGGATTCAACTTTCTTTGTTATTTCTGGgctgtcacttctgtggcccTGTGACAGAGCTAGCCtgtcatctgcccatttttctatctgccctctttcccctccttccttccttcccttcccttttgaACAAACATATATTTAGCACCTATTCTGCTACCCATCCCCTCAGCATGGCAGAACCACTTCTCTGTGCTGTCTGAATCTCCATGGCACCGCCTCTGTGGTCCCTGCATACAGCAGGCGCCTTGTCCTGGATGTTGGCATTCCCAGCTGAAGACTGTTATTGGCTTTCAGTATCTTTAGTTTACATCATCTACTTGGAATCTCGACAGCCCTTGTGGTAGGGATGCTGGGAACTCTCAGCGATGCTTCTGGAATGAGTACCACTCATCTGGCTTGGCTCTTCTTGCAGTGAGCACAGAGCTGCATTGTTTCCCCAGTGGCCCTGTGACTCCTGCTGCCTGGAGCCAGTGCCAGAGCATGCAGAGAATGTGGCCCACTGCTTGGGCACTGCTCCCACTCTGAGGGCTCACAGCCTTGCCTTTCCTCCTCgctcccagccctcctccctggTCCCAGTTTGGGGCCTATGGCCATCGTCAACACCTGCCTTTGAGATGCGTGAGTTGCCATGCATCCTTGGGCCTTCAGAGCTGAAATGTTACAATGGAGATGAGATGGGCCATGAGTTCTTGCTGAGTGCTGCGCCCTGTGTCAGGAGCAGGAGGAGCTCTGGAGATTCTGGGCTCAGGCAGCCTTGTATGAAGTGGGAGTGATGGTCTCTTTCCGGGAAAGCACGAGGATTTCTCCTTTCCATGTGTGGGAGGAACCCATGAGGGCTCAAGGCAGCATGAGCTCCACTTGTGCCACCCTCAAGGACTCTGTAGGAACCGCCCTGCCGCTCCATGGCCCCAGAAGCCCAGCTGCCTCTGGGGTGTCTGGTCACCCCTTGAAGAGCTGACCTGTGAAGACCCTGAGCTCCCCGGAGGGCCCTGAACACCAGGACATTCCAGGCAGGGCTGGCTACCTATGCAGATCCCTGGCTGAGCATCCCTAGCCTGGAATGAGCAACTCAGAAGAGGCTGTCACCCGAGAGGGAAGATAGGAAGGGTGGGGCCTCGGGGGGAGGGATGATGGGGGTGGTGTCAGAGGTGGTCTCCTCAGGCTCGCTGTCCCCATCCTCCAGGCCTTCAGCCAGGGCTGGAATGATTCTGACCACGCTGTCCTCAAAGTGTACCTGCTTCTTCTTGGCCAGCGAGTCAGCTGGCTCCAGCGTCAGCTCTGTCAGGGCCTCTGGGTGCTGGAGGGCATTGGGCCTCCTGGTCCCCTTCAGGATGCTCTTCATGTGGATGAAGAGGGAGCCAGGCCCCTCTTTGAGGGCCCCGTGGAAGGTATAGGTTTGCTCGGTGTCCCCAGAGCCAGTGGTGCTCACGGCGCTGCTGGAGGGGTCAGTGTACAGCTCCGGCGGGGCCAGCACCTCTGAGGCAGCTTTGCTCTTTTTCCGCTTGCTCAGCAGGAAGTAGGCCAGGCCAGTGATGATGAGCATAGAGCCTGGAAGAGATCTGGGAGGTCAGGATCCTGGACATGTCCTGGAGAAAAACCAGAGGCTGTCCATACCCATGGTTCCAGAGGGCCACGGGTGGCATGCCTGTGTGACCATATTCAGGCCCCCGGGGTGCCAGCCCTCACACTTAACTTGTCCTCACACACTCATATCAAGCTCATGTGGCAGGGCTGACACCTGGCCAAGGGGTGACAATGGGGCCAATGCTGTGTTGGGGCCCTCATTCTGACCTTTGGCCAGAAGACCCTGTGCCCTAGGCCCCCTTCTTGTGACAGCCAATCCAGGTGCTGCCAGCTTGTCCTCCCATCACCACGCCCAGACTCCCTCTCAGGGGTGGCTTGTTGGGGCTGGACCGGCAATGCCTTCAACAGATCTGGAGGCTGTGTTGGATATCGGGCCCCAACTGCTGAACTGGGCTTCCTTCCAGTCCCAGGAGTGGGGGAATCCTCCTTTATTGCGCCCTGCCCAATAAACATGGAAGAAGTGGCAAATCTCTTTGGGCACAGTGTTGGCTCCCCTCCTGGACCCTCACGAAGCAGCCTCCAGGTCAGaggctcctctctctccttcaggGAGCCCCTCTCTGTGCAAGGAAAGGGGTGAACTTGGCTGTCCTGCCCGCCAGGGCCAGAGACTCCTAACACATCTCACGCTGTATATAGAGTGGGAGGTGGTGGCTCACACTGGCCTTGGCAGTGCTGAGTCCTGCTCAGGAGTCCACTGGCAGCTGCACAGAATGGTCCTGAAGGGCTGGGAGGGGTACCTTAAGAGAAATGGCTAGAAGGAAGAGGAGGCTCTGCCTTTCAACCTCATCTCCATGGGCAGTAGGCTTCCTGGCCTTTTACATGGGTCGTGGGGAGGGGTGCAGTTTTCAcagctggggggggggaaggaagagaagggtcCCACTGGCAAAGGTCATTGTTAAAACTCAGGAGGTGGAAGCATCAAGTTCTGGCTTCTGAGATCAGAATCTGGGCTGACTGGCAGGGTCAGTGGAGTGAGAGAGGAGGGTGGGGTTGCCAGGGAGCCCATCTTGGTGTGCCATTCACACCAGGCTGAGGAGTTTGGACCTGAATGGGTAGGAGCTGAGGAGGCACAAAAGGGTCTGGATGGAGAAGTGACCATCTCAGCCCCTCTAAAAGCTCAGCCCACATGCAAGCATTGGAGAAaaagtcattttccttttgtGGGTACAGCCTCTGGACACCTATGTGAAAGACGTGTTTTGGGGACTTTCCTGCCACATGATGAGTTCTTCATCGCTACGGTCAATGCCAGAGAAGGCAGTGGGACCATTGATGCCCTGGAGCCAGTGTCACTGCAGACTCATGAGAGGGGGATTCAGCCCCCCCTGCTCAGAGCTTACCTGCAGGGGGTGCTGCTTGCCCccaccccatacctcctggaACTCTTACCTGGGATGGTCACATGCCAGACCAGGACAGGGTGGAGAAAGCAGGCCACGGACAGCAGCATGTAGGCCAGAAAC encodes:
- the TMEM72 gene encoding transmembrane protein 72 isoform X2, giving the protein MIKLSAWQAGKVSPIHTSARLRWPGLVWEGRAPGHQSPVASASRCTRATWSVSGQSCCCLPHWDPALAPSTMKLQGFWAGLEYTCRLLGITTAAVLIGVGTETFFQGQFKSLAFYLLCQPGSLAYRAKEKAHWLGCFQRFLAYMLLSVACFLHPVLVWHVTIPGSMLIITGLAYFLLSKRKKSKAASEVLAPPELYTDPSSSAVSTTGSGDTEQTYTFHGALKEGPGSLFIHMKSILKGTRRPNALQHPEALTELTLEPADSLAKKKQVHFEDSVVRIIPALAEGLEDGDSEPEETTSDTTPIIPPPEAPPFLSSLSGDSLF
- the TMEM72 gene encoding transmembrane protein 72 isoform X3, which translates into the protein MLLSVACFLHPVLVWHVTIPGSMLIITGLAYFLLSKRKKSKAASEVLAPPELYTDPSSSAVSTTGSGDTEQTYTFHGALKEGPGSLFIHMKSILKGTRRPNALQHPEALTELTLEPADSLAKKKQVHFEDSVVRIIPALAEGLEDGDSEPEETTSDTTPIIPPPEAPPFLSSLSGDSLF
- the TMEM72 gene encoding transmembrane protein 72 isoform X1, with translation MIKLSAWQAGKVSPIHTSARLRWPGLVWEGRAPGHQSPVASASRCTRATWSVSGQSCCCLPHWDPALAPSTMKLQGFWAGLEYTCRLLGITTAAVLIGVGTETFFQGQFKSLAFYLLFIGAAVSVIEGAYFVAQLLAICFQCQPGSLAYRAKEKAHWLGCFQRFLAYMLLSVACFLHPVLVWHVTIPGSMLIITGLAYFLLSKRKKSKAASEVLAPPELYTDPSSSAVSTTGSGDTEQTYTFHGALKEGPGSLFIHMKSILKGTRRPNALQHPEALTELTLEPADSLAKKKQVHFEDSVVRIIPALAEGLEDGDSEPEETTSDTTPIIPPPEAPPFLSSLSGDSLF